Proteins encoded by one window of Blastocatellia bacterium:
- the nadA gene encoding quinolinate synthase NadA: protein MSHAPLTGEYFYDRFNRFAADLYPGRYDRREFCQELAELANEVLRWKVERRAILLAHNYQLPEIQEVADYIGDSLGLSQQAARTDAEVIVFCGVHFMAETAAILCPSKTVLLPDLEAGCSLAASVTADQLRAWRKKNPDAVVVTYVNSTAEVKALSDYCCTSRNAQDVIRAVPPEREILFVPDKYLGAVVSGLTRRPLQLWPGQCHVHAKIKETAIDRMREEHPEADLLIHPECGCATTCLARAMSDNLPRNSYFLSTEGMIRHVEKSSAREFLVGTEKGMVYRLRVLFPDRKFYPVSEDALCEYMKCITLDKVLRSLQKLIYRITVPEAVAADARRSLDRMLALA from the coding sequence ATGAGCCACGCACCATTGACGGGCGAATACTTCTACGACCGGTTCAACCGGTTCGCGGCCGATCTCTATCCGGGTCGCTATGACCGTCGGGAATTCTGCCAGGAGCTGGCGGAACTGGCCAACGAGGTCCTCCGCTGGAAAGTCGAGCGGCGGGCCATCCTTCTGGCCCACAATTACCAGCTTCCCGAAATTCAAGAAGTGGCCGATTACATCGGCGACTCGCTTGGACTGAGTCAGCAGGCGGCCCGGACCGATGCCGAGGTGATCGTCTTTTGCGGTGTTCACTTCATGGCAGAGACGGCAGCGATCCTCTGCCCGTCCAAAACGGTTCTGTTGCCCGATCTGGAGGCGGGATGCTCGCTGGCGGCCTCGGTCACCGCCGATCAACTGCGAGCCTGGCGCAAGAAAAATCCCGATGCAGTGGTGGTGACCTATGTCAACTCCACCGCCGAGGTGAAAGCTCTATCGGATTACTGCTGCACGTCGCGTAATGCTCAGGACGTCATCCGGGCGGTTCCTCCCGAGCGGGAGATTCTCTTCGTCCCCGATAAATATCTCGGCGCGGTGGTGAGCGGATTGACCCGGCGTCCACTTCAGCTCTGGCCGGGGCAGTGTCACGTTCACGCCAAGATCAAGGAGACCGCCATTGACCGCATGAGGGAAGAACATCCCGAGGCCGATCTGCTCATTCACCCGGAGTGCGGTTGCGCCACAACCTGCCTGGCCCGCGCCATGAGCGACAATTTGCCGCGAAATTCTTATTTCCTCTCCACCGAGGGAATGATTCGCCACGTGGAGAAATCATCGGCGCGAGAGTTCCTCGTCGGAACGGAGAAGGGAATGGTCTATCGGCTCCGGGTCCTCTTCCCTGATCGAAAGTTCTACCCGGTTTCGGAGGATGCCCTGTGCGAGTACATGAAGTGCATCACGCTGGACAAAGTCCTTCGCTCGCTCCAGAAACTGATCTATCGGATCACGGTGCCTGAGGCGGTTGCCGCCGATGCCCGCCGGTCGCTGGACCGAATGCTGGCGCTGGCGTGA
- a CDS encoding VWA domain-containing protein: MGAKLIRAVFLGVAVMGMAGATPNPFMLLTRTEIASVSSQETPQKPPPEPPEPTIDLRSTLVDVVFSVTDEKNRFVRDLAPESVVVLEDGVPQKIEFFGRNTDVPMVLALAIDFSGSQEFNWPAERRAAEKFFAETFRWGKDYAALVSFRSTVELHRGLTSDPARLAEALQSLVRRDEGYASQGTSLYDAIYITVEDVLDGPTARRVRARNENRIRRALILITDGHDTSSEHKLAEAIERAQRAGVLIYAIGLSDSFRFADVNAQVLNELTQATGGRAFYPRSEDDLRLAFDQIAEDLSSQYLVAYYPTNSARDGRFRRLQVKIRDHENWTVAHRAGYVAPKER, from the coding sequence ATGGGTGCGAAGTTGATCAGAGCAGTTTTTCTCGGCGTCGCCGTCATGGGCATGGCCGGGGCCACACCAAATCCGTTCATGCTTCTGACTCGCACAGAAATTGCTTCGGTCTCGTCCCAGGAGACGCCTCAAAAACCTCCGCCCGAACCTCCGGAGCCAACCATTGACCTGAGGAGCACACTCGTTGACGTTGTCTTCTCCGTGACGGACGAGAAGAATCGCTTCGTGCGCGATCTCGCGCCGGAGTCCGTCGTCGTGCTGGAGGATGGGGTCCCTCAAAAGATCGAGTTTTTCGGACGGAATACAGATGTGCCGATGGTGTTGGCGCTGGCGATTGATTTCAGCGGAAGTCAGGAATTCAACTGGCCCGCTGAGCGTCGAGCGGCGGAGAAGTTCTTCGCCGAGACGTTCCGCTGGGGAAAGGACTATGCGGCCCTTGTGAGTTTCCGCAGCACGGTTGAGCTGCATCGAGGGCTCACAAGCGATCCGGCCCGACTGGCGGAAGCCCTTCAGTCGCTGGTTCGCCGGGATGAAGGCTATGCCAGTCAGGGGACATCGCTCTATGATGCCATCTATATCACCGTCGAGGACGTCCTCGATGGACCCACCGCCCGGCGGGTCCGGGCGCGCAACGAAAATCGGATTCGCCGTGCGCTGATCCTCATCACCGACGGGCACGATACGTCCTCCGAGCATAAGCTGGCGGAGGCCATTGAACGCGCTCAACGAGCAGGAGTCCTCATCTATGCCATTGGCCTGAGCGATTCCTTTCGCTTTGCCGATGTCAACGCTCAGGTCCTCAACGAGCTGACCCAGGCCACGGGAGGTCGAGCTTTTTATCCCCGGAGCGAGGACGATCTTCGCCTCGCATTCGATCAGATCGCGGAAGACCTGAGCAGTCAGTACCTGGTGGCCTATTATCCAACAAACTCGGCGCGCGATGGGCGCTTCCGCCGGCTTCAGGTGAAAATTCGTGACCACGAGAACTGGACGGTGGCCCACCGCGCCGGTTACGTCGCCCCGAAGGAGCGATGA
- a CDS encoding OmpA family protein, with translation MRRCFRDIIAVIFLAAPVALSQERSDLRFSATAVTFPTDRKVELKLRGTTRYPRTNGTATVEYKDGITRLTLNVKELDPPSQRQYTTYVFWAVTPEGLTENIGEFRPRKTSILRIFARSWGGTIETATRHRTFCIVMTAEPHFLVESPSREVVLASAPPDEKEGLETEPVEVSFRGDIGLESVPWREDRLSTERDRETPVELLEARRALDIGRYFRVEEHASAEFKQAEDLLAEAERAFDRGLDEKAAVLARRAIIRVEVARRRARERRESAERRKQESSLADTLERAREAEENLAAARKEIEQLTRTLDQKTDELHQLRARAEDLAASLERAQSRLTQADQTERMLREQLDAVQKRLSEEQNLRQAAEQRQRALEAELDAIRQSSISINEYRAKVALTRVVETRDDGDDFVLVLPNDELFLAGRRPASGVPELNPAFLPKLDYIATVLATFPLGTYTVEGHVSGPGPAERLREISKANAAAVVAYLLSKGVPGDKLIPVGRGAEAPLVKAPTAPASRRNQRVEIVIRRK, from the coding sequence ATGAGACGCTGTTTTCGAGACATCATTGCTGTGATCTTTCTCGCTGCTCCGGTGGCTCTGTCGCAGGAGCGAAGCGATCTCCGTTTCAGCGCGACGGCCGTCACATTTCCAACAGATCGAAAAGTCGAACTGAAACTGCGAGGGACGACGCGCTATCCTCGAACCAATGGAACCGCCACGGTGGAATACAAGGACGGCATCACTCGCCTCACGCTCAACGTCAAAGAGCTGGATCCGCCGAGCCAGCGCCAGTATACAACCTACGTCTTCTGGGCCGTGACGCCCGAAGGCCTGACCGAGAACATCGGCGAGTTTCGCCCGCGAAAGACGAGCATTTTAAGAATCTTCGCCCGATCCTGGGGTGGAACCATCGAGACGGCGACGCGCCATCGGACATTCTGCATCGTCATGACGGCGGAGCCTCATTTTCTGGTCGAGTCGCCCAGTCGAGAGGTCGTTCTGGCCAGTGCTCCCCCCGATGAAAAAGAAGGATTGGAGACGGAACCGGTCGAAGTGAGCTTCCGCGGCGATATTGGTCTGGAGAGCGTTCCCTGGCGGGAAGACCGCCTGAGCACTGAGCGAGACCGGGAAACACCGGTTGAATTGTTAGAAGCCCGACGCGCCCTCGATATCGGTCGTTACTTCCGGGTCGAAGAGCATGCTTCTGCCGAGTTCAAACAGGCTGAAGATCTTCTGGCCGAAGCGGAGCGGGCGTTTGATCGAGGACTGGACGAGAAAGCCGCCGTGCTGGCCCGCCGTGCGATCATTCGCGTCGAGGTCGCTCGCCGTCGGGCTCGCGAGCGAAGAGAATCAGCCGAACGACGGAAGCAAGAGTCCTCTCTGGCCGATACGCTGGAACGCGCGCGAGAAGCGGAAGAAAACCTGGCCGCCGCTCGGAAAGAGATCGAGCAACTGACCAGGACCCTCGATCAAAAAACTGACGAATTGCATCAACTCCGGGCTCGCGCCGAGGACCTCGCCGCCTCGCTGGAACGGGCACAGAGCCGGTTGACTCAGGCCGACCAAACCGAACGGATGCTCCGGGAGCAACTGGATGCCGTTCAGAAACGACTCTCCGAGGAACAAAACCTTCGGCAGGCGGCTGAACAACGACAGCGTGCTCTGGAGGCGGAACTCGATGCGATTCGCCAAAGCAGCATCTCCATTAACGAATACCGGGCGAAAGTCGCCTTGACCCGCGTGGTGGAGACTCGCGACGACGGAGACGATTTCGTTCTGGTTCTTCCTAACGACGAATTGTTCCTCGCCGGGCGTCGGCCAGCATCAGGCGTGCCTGAGCTTAATCCGGCCTTTCTGCCCAAACTCGATTACATCGCTACTGTTTTAGCTACGTTCCCCCTGGGCACCTATACCGTTGAAGGACATGTGAGCGGGCCCGGACCGGCGGAACGACTCCGGGAAATATCCAAGGCAAACGCTGCTGCCGTCGTCGCCTATCTCCTGTCGAAGGGGGTTCCGGGGGATAAGCTCATCCCCGTCGGACGTGGAGCAGAAGCCCCTTTGGTCAAAGCACCGACGGCTCCGGCGAGTCGCCGCAATCAGCGGGTGGAGATTGTCATCCGAAGGAAATGA